Proteins found in one Pempheris klunzingeri isolate RE-2024b chromosome 6, fPemKlu1.hap1, whole genome shotgun sequence genomic segment:
- the pycr3 gene encoding pyrroline-5-carboxylate reductase 3 — MDDSGIKKQNWDVKETELFLEILKELDMKKCLDGRKVRNNKLFKVAHRRMTAAGYHRSVDQLKFRWKLLKSAYYKCKREPDSPAPTKIQGWWRYEKTMVAIMESRHPLVGAGVNSDRNDEVTEDSDGEASVLHWPQPCPDNSSQNLDLIIKMDPEMDSQLKIGFIGAGNMAYGIAKGILAGNVLPVNVKVSAPSSRNQGRFQELGIAVTHSNVEVVCGSDVVFVAVKPHLVPLVLNEISQHVTDRHIVVSVAAGVTLATLEDLLPENSVAIRLMPNLPCLVQEGALLFARGSHAKAEDGALLRSLLHRCGLVEEGPEAWIDIHTGLSGSGVAFVYLFAEALAEGAVKMGMPSALAHSIASQTVLGAGRLLRDSGKHPAQLRSEVCTPGGTTIYGLHTLEQGGVRASTMSAVESATERARELGRKSAAGSRK; from the exons ATGGACGACTCCGGTATCAAGAAGCAGAACTGGGACGTGAAGGAGACGGAATTGTTTCTGGAAATCCTCAAGGAGCTGGACATGAAGAAGTGCTTAGACGGTAGGAAAGTGAGGAATAACAAACTCTTCAAGGTTGCGCACAGGAGGATGACAGCGGCTGGTTACCACAGATCTGTGGACCAGTTAAAGTTTCGCTGGAAACTTCTCAAAAGTGCGTATTACAAGTGCAAGAGGGAGCCCGACTCCCCGGCGCCGACCAAAATACAGGGCTGGTGGCGGTACGAGAAGACGATGGTAGCTATCATGGAGTCCAGGCACCCTCTGGTCGGAGCTGGGGTCAACTCTGACCGGAATGATGAGGTGACAGAGGACTCGGATGGAGAAGCATCCGTGCTGCACTGGCCGCAGCCCTGCCCGGACAATTCCTCTCAGAACCTGGATTTAATT ATCAAAATGGACCCTGAGATGGACTCGCAGCTGAAGATCGGTTTCATCGGCGCAGGGAACATGGCCTACGGCATCGCTAAAGGCATCCTGGCTG gaAATGTTCTTCCTGTGAACGTCAAAGTGAGTGCACCATCCTCCAGGAACCAGGGACGCTTTCAG GAGCTCGGGATTGCCGTGACTCACTCCAACGTGGAGGTGGTCTGTGGGTCGGATGTGGTTTTTGTAGCAGTCAAACCTCACCTGGTTCCACTAGTTCTCAATGAGATCTCACAGCACGTCACTGACCGGCACATTGTTGTGTCTGTCGCAGCAGGAGTAACACTTGCAACGCTGGAGGAT CTCTTGCCAGAGAATTCGGTTGCCATCAGGCTGATGCCAAATCTCCCATGTTTAGTCCAGGAGGGGGCCCTCCTGTTTGCACGGGGATCCCATGCAAAAGCGGAGGATGGAGCTCTGCTTCGCTCCTTGTTGCACCGCTGTGGTTTGGTGGAGGAGGGGCCTGAGGCCTGGATTGACATCCACACTGGGCTGAGCGGGAGCGGAGTCGCTTTT GTGTATCTGTTTGCTGAAGCGCTGGCAGAAGGAGCTGTTAAAATGGGAATGCCCAGTGCTCTGGCACACAGCATCGCATCTCAAACTGTTCTG GGTGCTGGGAGATTGTTGCGGGACTCTGGGAAGCATCCAGCTCAGCTCCGCTCTGAGGTCTGCACCCCGGGAGGAACAACCATCTACGGGCTCCACACCCTGGAGCAGGGCGGCGTGAGGGCGTCCACCATGAGCGCCGTGGAGTCTGCCACGGAGAGAGCCAGGGAGCTCGGCCGAAAGTCGGCTGCAGGATCCAGGAAATGA
- the bmb gene encoding protein brambleberry has protein sequence MGRLQIHHLCLLLFSLLVLQCPAVCGLFEWLRRPEAPPAAAAAPPPPAGVPSALLTKDAQFEMVTADEKFLAEAKHLQIGLLDSCHYKVVAQLKASCDGLSEEQLAKLGVALFNCQAETEGRWTYPCTEEMSIKECTADMDSDTWNAYHIVSNRARSVCYSTRQQLFRRRAEHTVNTLISTATSQLDAMRDLKEGQVELRELTAASLDKLLDGHSALQAQQGKLYEGQGQMETSLRDNLERLGQEKALIASGQELVAQLIQGITAKMENVSEHLQIQGSEVHDRHNEIVKDLADVRHQAQDIYQKIDHSMLEFLQYQDQTSQYYADLMNKLERMNSTLGSMLHYLDGMQSRIEERLHMIQGYLGWAGLSLTAMWTCVAHTGYFVLCAVLLTFLRCPGFSRAMLLLTVPLNAAAELNQQPALDLTSLSLLLLSLSLGHWFVNQLWSCFQFRGKPAAPMPLPPCDIVEPQKEPVSSCHSYPASSTPQKSEKGRFMEQDDLLNQDSFISGDLGISVVSPLHRKPMLESRFMPIIGTPNHSSPRLVPQALVGDIPPRNLGVVLDAVNDSRDLVNDSRSASPSPSVASNSSLAGRQLCSGITKTGKACKKRAVPGQEYCRVHEGGHTSYVHS, from the exons ATGGGCCGTCTCCAGATCCACCacctgtgtctgctgctgttcagcCTGCTGGTCCTTCAGTGCCCTGCAGTCTGCGGCCTGTTTGAGTGGCTGAGGCGTCCAGAGgcacctccagcagcagcagcagctcctcctcctccagcaggagTCCCCTCTGCTCTTCTCACAAAGGATGCTCAGTTTGAGATGGTCACTGCCGACGAGAAGTTTTTGGCTGAGGCAAAGCATTTGCAGATCGGCTTGTTGGACAGCTGCCATTACAAG GTGGTTGCCCAGCTGAAGGCGAGCTGTGACGGCCTGTCGGAGGAGCAGCTGGCGAAGCTTGGAGTCGCACTGTTTAACTGCCAGGCGGAGACTGAGGGGCGCTGGACCTACCCGTGTACGGAGGAAATG AGTATTAAAGAGTGCACAGCAGACATGGATTCAGACACGTGGAACGCTTACCACATAGTGAGCAACAGAGCGCGCTCCGTTTGCTACTCGACCCGCCAGCAGCTCTTCCGGCGCCGAGCGGAGCACACTGTCAACACCCTCATCTCCACGGCCACAAGCCAGCTGGACGCAATGAGGGACCTGAAG GAGGGGCAGGTGGAGCTGAGGGAGCTGACTGCGGCCTCCTTGGACAAGCTGCTGGACGGCCACAGCGCTCTGCAGGCCCAGCAGGGGAAACTGTACGAGGGCCAGGGGCAAATGGAGACTTCACTGAGGGACAACCTGGAGCGTCTGGGCCAGGAAAAAGCCCTCATCGCCTCTGGACAGGAGCTGGTAGCCCAGCTCATCCAGGGCATTACAGCCAAAATGG AGAATGTGAGTGAGCATCTGCAGATCCAAGGCTCGGAGGTGCACGACCGCCACAATGAGATCGTTAAAGACCTGGCGGACGTCAGACACCAAGCTCAGGACATCTACCAAAAAATCG ACCACAGCATGCTGGAGTTTCTGCAGTACCAGGACCAGACCTCGCAGTACTACGCCGACCTGATGAACAAACTGGAGCGCATGAACAGCACCCTGGGGTCCATGCTGCACTATCTGGACGGCATGCAGAGCCGGATTGAGGAAAGGCTTCACATGATCCAGGGCTACCTTGGCTGGGCAG GTCTGAGTCTGACGGCCATGTGGACGTGCGTTGCGCACACAGGCTACTTCGTCTTGTGTGCGGTCCTGCTGACGTTCCTGCGCTGTCCGGGCTTCTCCCGAGCGATGCTGCTGCTCACCGTGCCTCTGAACGCAGCGGCCGAGCTCAACCAGCAGCCAGCGCTGGATCTCACcagcctcagcctgctgctgctctctctctctctgg GCCACTGGTTTGTGAATCAGCTGTGGTCCTGCTTCCAGTTCAGAGGAAAGCCGGCCGCCCCGATGCCACTGCCCCCATGTGACATCGTGGAGCCACAGAAGGAGCCGGTTTCATCCTGCCACTCATATCCAGCATCCTCTACACCACAGAA AAGTGAAAAGGGCCGTTTCATGGAGCAAGACGACCTCTTGAATCAGGACAGCTTCATATCAG gtgacCTTGGCATATCTGTAGTGTCTCCCCTTCACAGGAAGCCGATGCTGGAGTCCAGGTTTATGCCGATTATTGGCACGCCCAATCACTCCAGTCCCAGGCTTGTACCACAG GCTCTGGTCGGTGACATCCCCCCAAGGAACCTGGGGGTGGTTTTGGATGCAGTGAACGACTCGCGTGATTTAGTGAATGACTCCCGAAGTGCAAGTCCCAGTCCATCTGTAGCCAGCAACAG CTCTCTAGCAGGCCGTCAGCTGTGCAGCGGCATCACAAAAACGGGGAAGGCCTGTAAGAAGAGAGCTGTGCCGGGACAGGAGTACTGCAGAGTCCACGAAGGGGGGCACACCTCCTACGTCCACTCCTGA